TGTTGTTGAAGAAAACTTGGCAAGTGAAGATTTCGAATGGCCAAGATTAAAACAAGAGGTTCGTGATGCTCTTAGCCGTTATCTATTCGATAAAACGAAACGTCGTCCAGTCATTTTACCAATGATTATGGAAGCCTCTAATTATAAAAAATAACGATTTTTAAGGAGATTAGAATGAATTCAAAAGCAGTAAAAATCTTACTTGAAGTATTAGGAGCTGTTGTGGTTTCAGTAGCTCTATCCTATATCCCTCAAGAAAGCCTACCTTTCTTTGTGGATTTAGCGATTCTTCCATTAATTTTTGTGTCTCTAAGACAAGGATTAATTTGGGGAACGATTGCGAGTGTCCTCTTTGGATTACTCCATGTATTCTTACATCCAACAGGAGCAGGATTCCTCGTTGTTTCTCTACATGATTCCTTCATGGCCTATGGTTTTGTAGGTCTTTCAGGATTCTTTGCTAGAAACACGGTCCGTACAGCGTTTAATGCGCGTACGTCGTCTACTACATTAAATGTTGTAACAGCAAGTTTAATTGCAACTATTGTAAGTTATGGATTCCATGTGATTGCTACTGGAATTGGAGCTCCAACAGTGTTTTCTGCAGAAAAAGTGAGTTTAGCTCAAGGCGTTTTCGGATTTGGGACGAACTTTTTAGTGACGCTTGCTGTGACTTTACTCATCTTTGTAACACTTATTTACGTAAAAAGAGATGTTTATATTCCAAAAGGAACTCGCTTCTTATCACGTAGAGAACAATCTCATCTATTAAATGATTAATTAAAAATAAAAAGGCCTTGATTCGTCGTGGTCTTTTTTATTTAAATAAAGAAAGGAGAGCGTATGGAATTTATTACTTCATTCCTTTACCTCATCATTCTTGCGAATACGATTGTGGCAGTCATCACAGTGTTTAGGGAGCCCAGAGAAATTGCGGCTACTTGGGGCTGGCTTATTGTGCTTATCATGCTACCGATTATTGGATTTATTATCTATTTCTTTTTTGGAAGAAGAATTCGGAAAAAACGGATTTTTAATATGAAATCTCAAGAAACAGTTGGCCTTCAAGAATTGGTCGAACAGCAACAAAGAGATTTAGAAAGAACCAAAGAAAAAATAGGTGCTCCCAAGTTTCGTTTTAAAAATGAATATCAAGAAGATTTAGCTTCCTTCTTTTTAGAAACCGATGATGCCATTATTACAGAAAACAATGAAGTGACTCTGTACGTGTCAGGAGAAGATAAATTTGCTCAGTTAAAGGCAGATATCGAGCAGGCTCAACATCATATTCACCTCCAATATTATATTTTTAATGATGATACGATTGGACATGAAATTATGGATCTTCTAATTGAAAAAGCACGAGAAGGAATCGAAGTGCTCGTCATTTATGATGCCCTAGGAGCTCGTACAACTAGACAGGGATTTTGGAAAAAACTGCATGAGGCTGGCGGTCATACGGTTGCCTTCTTTGGATATTCGTTAGGCTTTATTAACTGGCGTATCAATTACCGAAACCACCGTAAAATTGTTGTGATTGATGGAAAAATCGGGTATGTAGGTGGGTTTAATATCGGAGATGAATATCTAGGAAAAGGAAAACTTGGGTACTGGAGAGATACGCACTTACGAATTGTGGGGGATGCTGTATATTCGCTACAATCACGATTTTTCATCGACTGGAATGCTGCCGTACATGAAGACAAACGAAGAGAGTTCTTTCCTGAATATTTCCCCGTGATAGAGTCAATGGGGCAAAATACGATTCAAGTCGTCTCAACAGGTCCAGATGCTAGTTTACAAAAGATTAAACTAGGACTTATTAAGATGATTTCCATGGCAAAAAAATCTGTGTGGATTCAAACCCCTTACTTCATTCCAGATGAAAGCGTTCAGGAAGCTTTATCGATTGCAGCCTTGTCTGGAGTGGATGTTCGCATTATGATTCCAAGTAAACCAGATTATCCAATTGTTTACCGTGCAACAGAATTTTATGCTTCTCAAATTATTCAATCCGGAGTAAAGGTCTATGTATACCAAAATGGATTTTTACATGCCAAAACAATGATCGTAGACGGCGAACTAGTGACAGTTGGAACTTCTAATTTTGATATGAGAAGTTTCCGATTGAATTTTGAAGTCAATGCGTTTATTTATAATGAAGAAGTCGCTAGACAAGTAGAAACAGACTTTCTAAAAGACTTACATAATTGTACAATTGCGACTAAAGACTATTTTGATAAACAATCCCGATGGAAAAAATTCAAACAAAAATTTGCTCGCTTATTCGCCCCGATTTTATAAAAGGATACGAGGCATCGCGCTCAGAAATGGACCGTTGGACCGGAATACCGTAAGCGGCTGAAACAGCCGAGCGGATATTTCGGGAAACGCACGCCATTTCTGCGATGACGAGTTCAACTCAAGGATACGTGGGCGAACGCTCAGGACTGAAACACTGGACCGAAGCGACGTAAGGAACGTGAAACGTTCAGCGTACGGTTCGGGAAGTGGACGCCGTTTCTGCTTTTTCAAGTTCAACTAAAGGATACGAGGTATCGCGCCTAAAAATCAGACTTTTAAAAGCTTTGCAATATCGAATAAAAAAGGAACTCACAGTGTTGATATGTACCCAGAATCCTGGACACATTTTTAAATTAAGCTGAACACATGGATGTTTCCCTGTATAGAACAGGGGGCATCCATTTTGTTTTTTCTTGAATTCTTTTGTTATTGTAATAATCTATATATTCTTCCACAGCCGTTTGAAATTCCTTAAAG
This Granulicatella adiacens ATCC 49175 DNA region includes the following protein-coding sequences:
- a CDS encoding energy-coupled thiamine transporter ThiT; translated protein: MNSKAVKILLEVLGAVVVSVALSYIPQESLPFFVDLAILPLIFVSLRQGLIWGTIASVLFGLLHVFLHPTGAGFLVVSLHDSFMAYGFVGLSGFFARNTVRTAFNARTSSTTLNVVTASLIATIVSYGFHVIATGIGAPTVFSAEKVSLAQGVFGFGTNFLVTLAVTLLIFVTLIYVKRDVYIPKGTRFLSRREQSHLLND
- the cls gene encoding cardiolipin synthase, whose translation is MEFITSFLYLIILANTIVAVITVFREPREIAATWGWLIVLIMLPIIGFIIYFFFGRRIRKKRIFNMKSQETVGLQELVEQQQRDLERTKEKIGAPKFRFKNEYQEDLASFFLETDDAIITENNEVTLYVSGEDKFAQLKADIEQAQHHIHLQYYIFNDDTIGHEIMDLLIEKAREGIEVLVIYDALGARTTRQGFWKKLHEAGGHTVAFFGYSLGFINWRINYRNHRKIVVIDGKIGYVGGFNIGDEYLGKGKLGYWRDTHLRIVGDAVYSLQSRFFIDWNAAVHEDKRREFFPEYFPVIESMGQNTIQVVSTGPDASLQKIKLGLIKMISMAKKSVWIQTPYFIPDESVQEALSIAALSGVDVRIMIPSKPDYPIVYRATEFYASQIIQSGVKVYVYQNGFLHAKTMIVDGELVTVGTSNFDMRSFRLNFEVNAFIYNEEVARQVETDFLKDLHNCTIATKDYFDKQSRWKKFKQKFARLFAPIL